The sequence below is a genomic window from Caloenas nicobarica isolate bCalNic1 chromosome 13, bCalNic1.hap1, whole genome shotgun sequence.
TGGGAATGCTGAGATAGGATGGGTGAGGTGAGTGCCATTGGAGAGCCGGAGCAGTTCAGACACCTCCGGTGACACCCCAGGGAGTTGTCATCCGCACAGGGGCTGCGCTTTTCTTTGTTCTCGGccacttttcctttcccttgaaGCCGCTTGCTGAGGAGTGGTGAGGGAGGTTGGGGAGCGGGATGTCTGCCCGCCAAGACATGGGGCCTGGGGTTTATTTGTGTCTGCGTCCTGTTAGACTGAGCCTGAGTTGAGACTTATCTTGTAGTCTTTGGTGCTGGTAGTGGCAGATTGTTCCTTGTCCATATCCACAGGGAACAGGAGGCTTTGGGgcacttctgctttttaattgttgttaCTTATTTGGGAAATACTCTCTGTCACCCGAAGTGGTTCTTAGATAAAGACTTTAGGGCTTGTGGCCACCCCTGCCTCCACCAGACCAGTTCAGAAAAGTTCCTTTGGATGATGTCTAGCCAAAATCTTGTTTGGggtttaatttctttccctATGCCTGGAGGAGGGAGATTGGTAAAAGATCTGCAAAAGACTCTTTCCCTTTTATTACAAGCGGAGAATGAAGCAGCAAGTAAATTGCCTCCTCTCCGGGCTCCCCCCAGCTATGATTTGTGATCATGCGCTGGCGTGCAGGATAGTCTAGATTCTGGAAAATACCCCCAAACATTAATTTACACTCcgtgatattttcttttcttttgctcaggGTGGTTAATAAAACCTGTTATGACATGCTTAAAGTGCTTAAGAAACTCTGGgaataaatgagaatttttctGTGCCTCCCTAAGGCATTTTCATTCCTATCAGCAGTTGTTCGTTCCATTTGAAGGATTGCCCGAGGAGAAAACCTTAAAtgactgtgctgctgctgctgtggcttcaaatgagatttatttcctttggaTTGTGATTGGATTCTTGATTTGGCTGAACGGAGGAGGTGGTAgggtgggtgtgggggggtCTTTCTGTCCTGGaggtgttttaaaatacatctatCCTTTTTTAATATGAAGCTGAGAGCTTCTCACTGCCGTGCCAAGAGAAATGCAGCTTTCTGACCAAACGGGAGTTCTCTTctctagaaaataaagaagcttCAGAGCTACGACCATGACCATTAACCAGGTGCACACGGGGCAGCCTCGGGGAAGAGGCTGTGCTGGTTTGGTGAGACTGGGCTGACATGGAAATGGGATTCTTGTCCAGTCACTTCTGCCCTCAGTGCTGGTGATTAGTTAAAAATCCCCCCTCAAAAtaacagttttggttttcttcaccTGAATTGGGCTTCTCTTCCCGTGGCCTGTCCTGTCGCTGCCCCGCAGGGCTCTccggggagctggggcaggaccAGGCGGTTTCCCTGGTGTCTCCACACCCTGCTGTGACAGATGGACATTTCAGAGctgtttctggtttgtttgtacacaTCACACTTGTAAAACTCATACTGGTTCCTGTGATTTCGCAGCAAACTCAGCGCTTTGGTTCCTGTAACATGCAAATGTGCGGCCGATCTCTGCGGGAGCCGGTGTGCGCAGCCTTCTGAACTCCTGCATTTCAATCAAACTCTTTGTAGCTCGTGTTGTGTTTCACAGCTTCCTCATCCCATGTTTGCAGCTTGGATTTAATTGCTGTTTGGAAGCGGGGGGTGTGACCTGCTAACACCTGCGCTGTGTTCGTCAGGTGGCACTTCTGAGGTCTCAGGTCAATCCATTTAAACCCCGtttctgtctcattttcagAGTGAGCTGATCATCTCAGGAGTCATAGAGATAAGCTCGTTGCTTTTCTCAGTGCTTTGAAATCCTTGTAGAAGAAGTAGATATGGGCATGCTCAATGTTATTCTCTTAAGCTACATCCTTAATTCCTAGATATGAACACACAGGACAAGAGGATAAAACGTGATGTCCCTAATTTACTGCTGTGGCTGCACAGGCCAAGCGATTCCACCTCTTTCCTCAGTCTCCCCTCAGAGCTACTCAAAATCATGATAAACATTAATACgctttgtttccttctcagACTAAGAACTTTGACTTCCGCCGAAAGTGGGACAAAGATGAATACGAGAAACTTGCAGAGAAGCGGCtcacagaagagagagaaaagaaagatggtGCGTGGTGTCTGGCAGTGAGTTAACCCCAGCCCTTTGCATTTGAGAGGGACAGAGCGGCTGGAAGTGAAATCcagagggaagcagcagcacttcAGGGCTGCCTTGGtcccatcctttttcctctacctgccactgaatatattttttgaCAAAAGTAATGACTGAGAACCTTTGCCTCTGTCTGCTTGTTCcttggggagggagaggaacaATCAGCCCCTGGAAACAAGATCTCAGAATATGACCCAAGTCAGAGCTGGAGACACCTCACAGATCTATTTGGTTCTAGTAGGAACCAGGGAATAGTGAGGAGGAAATGATcttttacagattaaaaaaaaaaaagatgtaatttCTGCATGAATCAAGTAGTCCCAGCTTCCTGGCAGGCCCCTTTTCATCAAAGGCACCGTGAAATCCAGCATATCAAGCTTGACCTTTTCTGATAAACACTTGGTTTTGTGTGTACGTTCTAGGCAAACCAGCTCAGCCCGTCAAAAGGGAACTTCTGCGGCACCGAGACTACAAAGTGGACCTGGAGTCGAAGCTGGGGAAAACCATCGTCATcaccaaaaccaccccacaGTCGGAGATGGGCGGGTAGGTCAGGGTGGTTTTGTTGCagtcccagggctgtgctgatgAGGCCCAGGAACCCTGAGCCCTTACAGGGATCCCCTCCTGGGTTTGGAGCCCAATGCTGCCCCGTGTTACACCTGAACGGGGTCTTTGGGGGTGATGTGTGGAAGAGCCGCAGCAGGATGAGCCCCTCCGAATGTTATTATGTGATGCCAGCGTTGCTTTGCCCACCCGTAGCACCGACCGCGAGCAAGACCCTGTCTGCTGGTGATTTGAGTTTCTGATTTGGATTTCTGTgccctgggaaggggagaaaCACCCACCTACCTGTCCCTAGGGATggtattaggttggtgcaaaacTAACCGCAGTTTTGGAccgtgaattttaaatcattataactaggctcagACACATCTTTATTACACCACTGTGCttctcatcttcaaggctcttgtGTCCTTTGCGAAACTTCTTGacccaccactgcactgtacgttcgttagcagttcctgggccaaatgcgcTGTTGATGTTGCAAGTTGTCTTTGGTGCTttatgacccattttgaactcgaataagaaaatcactcaaatttgcttttagtctagaatcatttccatagtctaaactaaatgtaaaacaaacaacaagtaataagtcagtagcaaaataccataaagtgagaaaagcacattaatatgatgtataacataaccacatttatttaagaatgtatccaatatcaaatggcagtttcaacaatgcaaaaaccgcGTTTCCTTTCGCACCAACCTAACACTTGGCCACTGCATGTGCGGATCGTGCTTGGCCAAGGCAGAAAGGATTCTTGGCTCGTCCTAAGCCATAGAGAGGTTGAGAAGAACACATGAAGTTTGTGCCTGTTAGTGTCTGGCCAGTGTAGCCAGCAGTGGCAGGGAGATGTGCAGCCCTGAGTAGCGCCCAGGACTGGGAGCACAAGCGCTGGCTgagtttctgcagcagcttttaAGCTGGGCTGACAGCGCTGCTCTACAAAGCAGGGACTTGCGAGGCCATAGGGATGGGGGGACTTTCCTTGAAGCCAAGCCTGGCCCTTGGAGGAGGGCAGCCGAGCCTTGCGGTGTCACAGAGTCCATCCCACACTGTTGGTTCTGGCTGGAAGGGGAAGATGCCGTGACTGACAGATCACAGATCAGCTGGTGATTTGGTTTCTGTCGTCTGTCAGTGGTGTCGGTACCTCCAGTGTAACCCGGGCAGTGCTGGCCGTCTGGCACGTGCCCTGCACATTCCTGTTGCCTGGGACTCTCTAATGGAAGTCTCTTCCCTCTTGCCCAGGAGAAAGGAGCTGTATCACAAACGATGTGCAGATTTCATGCTGTAGGTTGTCTCAAAGAGTTGTGAGATGAGGTGATCTTATGCTTTGGAGttactgttttctctctcctgccagGTATTACTGTAACGTCTGTGACTGCGTGGTGAAAGACTCCATTAACTTCCTGGATCACATCAATGGCAAAAAACGTAAGGATAATTTTTGTACCTTAGAATTgcagaatcgttttggttggaaaagacctttgagattgtcaagtccagccattaaaccaaccctggcactaccccatgtccctgagaacctcatctttgcatctgttcaacccctccagggatgatgactccaccactgccctgagcagcctgttccaatgctcgacagccctttccaggaagaaattgttcccaagatccagcctcccctggtgcaacttgaggccatttcctctggtcctggcgcttgttcctggggagcagagcccgaccccccctggctccaagctcctttcaggcagttcagagatcagaaggtctcccctcagctcctgttctccaggctgaaccccccaggtccctcagccgctcccatcacacttgtgctccagcccctcaccagctccgttcccttctctcaactcgctccagcacctcaagggctttcttggcatgaggggcccaaaactgagcccAGGATTTGAGttttggcctccccagtgcctaGGACAGGGGccggtccctgccctgggcctgctggccacatttcTGATACaggccaggatgctggtggccacCTTGGCCAATATTCATGTAAACTGGCAAAGATTTTCCCAGTGAGACAGAAGTGAAAGCTTCACTCAGTCTTAATGAATTATTGATTCCAAGCTGGTCCCTGAGCTCCAGGGTACGATCAGAGTTTACACGGCTGTGGTTTGCTGAGGATGAGCAGAGACCGGAGTGGGGCAGTTTGACCCTGGAGCTGGGTCGAGCGGTGTGGTCCAGTACGTGTCTCTGgttcttctctctgttcccCAAGATAAAGACGAGATCAGAGTTCCCGTTAACCaatcttttcccttcctgtgtTTAACTTGGAGAAGAGGGCTGTACCCTAATTGAACTGGCTCCCATTTCACAACTGGGCATTGCTTATCCTCAAGATGTTCAGAGAGCGGGGAAGTGGAACAAGTAAAGGAGCAGCCGGATGTGCTGACACACTCTTGGCACATCGTTCAGCTCCTCAAAGTGATTCTTGGTGCCCTGTGGAAGTCAACAAATGGCCCCTTCACGAGAAGGCGGTGATGTGTGTGACCCCGAGCTGCACACTTGGCTGCTTGAACCTTTGAGAAATGGGGGTTCAGAAGAGGAGCTGAGGGCCAGTTTTCTGTAGCTATGGGAAGAAAACCCAATGTGCTAAAGCCCTGTGCTTTTATGTGAATGGGAGTAGGACGCTGAAGTGCTTTGTTTGATATGTTGGGAAATGAGCAATAAGTCCATATGAGAGAATCTGGAGTCAAAAATCCTGGCGTGACTTTGCGTAGTCCTGAGATGAACGGTTGAGCTGGGGTTGGGCTGATGCCCAGTTCTTAGGGACAATGTGATTTACAAAGTTTGGGAGCTTTTGAGCCAGTCAATAAATCTGGCTGAAACCTGCATGTTCCTGGCTGCCCTCATACTAGTTCCTGGTCTGTAGTTTGAGCTTCCAAGTGCTGCTGTGTCCCTGGGACAAACCTGTACTGGGCTCACCAGGCTGGTTGGATCCACTGGGCAGCGCAGGCTAGAGACATTGCTGGGGCTGGTCCCTTCAACCTGGGCTTACCCAGGAATGGAAACTTGGGAATCTGCTCTAAGCAGCCACTGAATGAGAGGCCTGGCCTAATATGTCATGTTTCTGCTTTAGCTACAAATGTCCTGTGCAGCAGAAGCTCTTAGAGCTACTGCTGGCTAGTTTGGTTTCTCCCACAGCTGAGAGGTGCCAGCTGGCCAGGTTTATTCTGGGCCCTTTTTCTACATGCCAGCCagcctttttttccagtagtCCAAGATTAAATTTCCTGAAGCATCAGAACACCAACAGACGAGGAGCATCCTAATGGGGAATCTTAAAAGAATAGTCCATGTCTTCCTTCTTGTTAAGAGTAACATACAGATCGTTGTAGTGACCAGCTGGTTTAGGTTATGGTGTCCCCCTGAAGCCCATCCCCTTGGACACAGAAATCCCAGTCTGTGTAGGAATCTGTGAACAGCAGAGGACAGAAACTGCGTGTCCTCCAGGGGAGGAGGCCGTGCTGTGTCACACTCCCCACGCTGGTTTGGGTCACCTGGGTGGTGGCACAGTGCTGCGCTGGGCCCTGCTGcttggggacacgggacacgaTCCTAGAATCATTGAAtttcctgagttggaagggacccacaaggatcattgagtctaactcctgtccctgcacaggacaaccccacagttcacaccgtgtgtctgaggacgttgaccagtctcttcttgaacactgtcaggcttggggctgtgacacctccctggggagcctgttccagtgtccagcaccctctgggtgaagaaccttttcctcatgtccaactgaccctcccctggcacatcttctgccattccatggggttctgtcactggtcacagagagaagagctcagccctgcccctcctgctcccctgctgaggaagctgcagccccatgagctctgccctcagtctcctcttttccaggctgaacaaacccagggacttcagccactcctcgtgcagcttcctctccaaacccttcaccaactttgtggcctctTGTGGACACTCttcagtagctttatatctttttttatcctctgtccccagccctgcacacagtgaatgctccaggtgaggccacaccagtgcagagcagagcaggacgatcccctccctgcctggctggccgtgctgtgctggttgcacccaggacacgggtccctcttggctgccagggacactggtgcctcgtgttcaacttgccgtcaaccagaacccccacaTCCCTCTCCGTGGAGCTGCTCTCGAGCCTCTGATTCCCTAATGGATGATACTGCTCCCTGCGCTGTCAGTGGGGGGTGGCCCGCGAGCCGGTGCAGCCAAGTCAGGCTGGAGCTCCGAGCCTGGGGGCATATGGCCTTGACCCTGAGCGTAGTCTGGCCTGAAGTTGCTTTGAGGTTAGGGGTGACAGTCTGGAAGGGGCAGCCGTGCTGAGAAATTGGGATCGGGGACAATGTGCAGACCCTCAAAGGCCACGAGTGTTGCTGAACGTGACTGATTCTACTCCTGTTTTCCAGACCAGAGAAATCTGGGCATGTCCATGCGGGTGGAGCGCTCCACACTTGACCAGGTGAAGAAACGCTTTGAGGTGAACAAGAAGAAGatggaggagaagcagaaagacTATGACTTTGAGGAGAGGATGAAGGAGCTCCGTGAGGAGGTGAGGCTGGGGAACAACCAACAAAGCAATTCCCCCTATGAACTGTTTTGTGAGGAAATGAAGCCAGGTTCCTAATCTTGTTCCACAGAAGCCCTGTTCTTGATAGCATGGACTTCTTGTCTGCTGCTATGAGTGAGGTTTGTGTCATTGTTCTTTGTTTGTTAAgaagtttgctgctgctggccttggaaacctttttcccctcttcctgtGTGAGGGTAACTTTTGGTGCTTCAGGTTTCCACTGAGAGTGCCACAAGCCTGACAGTGCACCCACATTTTGTGTCCTGTTGTGTTTGAACTTGTGTGCTCCGTGAAGCAGATCTGTGTCTTTGTCCCTTCCATGGTTCTTGGGGTTGCTGGGATCCTTCTCCATGTGGCACGTTGCTTGTGGGTGGGCTCCCTGAGAGTGGAAAAGCTTTGTGAGTGGTGAGGTGTGCGCGGAGGCAGTGAGAGACAGGAGATTCCTCTCAAATCTGGGCTCAGGCGTCAGCTCCTTGACATGAAGATTAAGTTTATTTGAAAACCTGACAAAGTTATGACAGTTGAGGAGCTTCTGTGGATGCTTCTCCTTCATCAGAAGTTAGATACCAACCAAATGTTAAAAATCGCTGCTTGTTTGAGCCTCCCTGCCCAAGCCCAAGCTTTGTGTCACTGCAGGGTGCTCTGGTGGGGTGCgcacagagcagccctgtgTTCCGCTCTCAAGCGGGCTTTGGTGCTGCTGAGCCTGGTCTGTCTGGTGGAGGTGGGAGGCAGGTGCCTCAGCAGTGCCGAGGGTTGAAAAGCATGGCACACGTGGCAACAAATaaatcagcagcagctttcGTTGTAGCTGTCTTCAGGGCATGGCTGTCTGCACTGGCTGCGGCTGGCAATGGGGACGACAGGAGTGGCTGCTGAGTTGGGAGCCGGAGCCCTGGTTCTGCGTTGCCCGGTGCAAGGCTGGCGCTGTTCCAGGGCTTGTGATCCTCGCAGAGCAAAACGCTTTGATTAGAGCAGCACAAACGCTTTGATGCCAAAACCCCCCCAAGCCGCTGAGAGCTTCAGCTTCTGTTCCAGTGAGCAGCTGTCACTCTGCCAGGCTGAGAGCCAACAGGCGGTGACATTCGGCACCGCAGCCGCTGGAATGGGGCGTCGTACAAGCGAAAGGCCTCTGCTTCAAAAACAGCTTCCTCTTGCCTCAGTGTTGATTCCAGACAAAACTTTGGACATTTGTTCGGAAGAGAGTGTTTCATAAAACTTCTTTTTGGCTATGTCTTGTATGTGGACTCCCCTCGTGGGGTGGGAAACCTCCTGGGAGATGCAGACCAGGTTTCTGCTGGCTGCtttcgtagaatcacagaatcatttaggttggtaaagacccttaagatcatcgagtccaactgttccaccacccctggcactgccccatgtccctgagaacctcatctctgcgtctgttcaacccctccagggatggtgcctccaccactgccctgggcagcctgttccaatgcctgacagccctttggggaagaaattgttccctagatccaacctcaacctcccctggtgcaacttgaggccgtttccccAGACACAACTTGGGTGCAGTTGGTAGGACCTGGGTTAACTGTGCAGTGCTCTGTGTCTCAAAAGCTTCCTCAGCTCAGGAGGTTCAAGTGATTTTGCTGTTCTGTCCTttgctgcaggaggagaaggcCAAAGCCTACaagaaggagaagcagagagagaagaaaaggcgGGCGGAGGAAGATTTGACATTTGAAGAGGATGACGAAATGGCAGCTGTGATGGGTTTCTCGGGTTTCGGCTCAACCAAAAAGAATCACTGAGCAGCTCTGGACTCTCCTCTTTCTTGAAACAGATTGTTTTTACCCAGGGGACTCTGGATAACTCTTAACAGACTTGATTGAGGACTTGTACGTAAATCTCCCAGTAGAGGTTGGCTGGAGGAGTTGAAAAGCGATTCCATGCTCTACCTGCGCTGCAGAGCAAGCTCTGCCTGTCATTagcttcccttctccttctgtgtcCTAGATCCGGCTGCTCCTCGCTGCTCCGTGGCCCTGCGCGCGCAGGGAACTGCTCTGCTGGGTACGTTTTTGTGTCAGTGAAGTGCAACAGTTCTGTACAGATGGCCTGGTTCAGGATTCGTCTGGTTGTTCCGGGCCCTAGTTTGTTCTAGTTGTCAGCAAGGCTGTGTTTTTGAGACACAGGGAGCGATTCCGTTGCTTTTTTGGATCGTGTAGGTGAGGGAAATGTGCCGCAGCAAGCGGTGCTGAGTGGTACCACCTGCATCGTTACAGCttgtgctgagcagagctggcgGCTGCATGGAGTCAGGGTCGCTGAAACTTTCCTGTGTATTTTATCTGCAAGGAATCCTGCCCTGCTTTTCTCGGTGTTTCGTCCCATCACTTTGGTATCTTTAAGGCCAGGGAGAAATTCCTCCCCACAACTGATCTAGGATAGAGCAAATGAACGAAAGGTGTGTGCAATTTGCCAGAAATAAATGGATTGTTTTAATGGGTCCTTTGGTGGGAGTTTGATTCTTTTGTTgtttccagagctgctgcttctctctgagAAGAGCTGCTGGTGTCTGTCAGGCTGCGCGGTGGCCTTGTGGGGACATCGATGGAGCAGAGGCAAGGCTTGTCACCCCCTCTCTCTCcacccagctccccagtgcagGCACTGGCCACCATTCCTGGCTTTTTAAAGGAATTCTGGAGATGGGTGTAAGAacatggaagggaagggaggacgGGACTGGGACCTGCATTTCCATGAGCCCATCCaagagcagcctgggctgcggtCCAGACTTTACCAGCCTTGGTATGTTAatggccattttttttcctgtctgctgGTATCAGTGTCTTGTCACCTCTGCCCTCCCCTAAATCCACTTCATTTCTACTTTTATTTACCTCACTCAAACCTTGTGTGACTCATTTCCCTCTACAGTGAGGATTTATATTTCGCGTGGCTGGGTTTTCATAGCTTGGTTTCacccttctctctctttttatgtATATTGATGAGATCCTTGCTCTTGCCCTTCTCTGTACTCATACAAATCTTCCGACCCGGGGAAGGCTGCAGTGTGTTTCGCCTGCTCATTCTAATACATCTAGAACAAATCCTGTAatgctttgctgctgttttaattCCTTAATCTTAGACCGCTGACAGCTTCATTGCCTCGGGTCTTTCCGCTTCAATTCAGATTATAATCCCCGTTGAAGATGCTATTGAAATGATATAGAGCCAGTCAGAGACAACTGTCCTTGGAGGTTTGACCCTTTTAACTTGGCACTCCTTTGACTTCGGCAAGCGCTCTCTGAGCGCACAAGCCGGGAAGGCGACTTTCATTCCAGCCACGTACTTAACGCTGTTCAGGCTGCAGCACGTGGCTCCGGCTGAATGGGAGAGAGGAGATGCTTGTGCCTTTGTGCCCTCCGGGGTGCGAGAGGGATGCTGCAGCAGTTTCATACACATTAAAAGTTTAGGACGTTTCAGAGAAGATTTAGCAGCAGCCATTTTATCCCAGCCACCAGCTCTACAGGCAGCCAAACCCTCGCTGCAGCCTGAATTTGGTttgtggggtgggagaggacTCTCATTAACAATATTCCTCTTTAGTAAAAAGCCTGTCGTACCCACACTCCATCCCAAGGCCATCGGCGTCCTCTGGGCCGCAGCTCCAGTGTCCCTGCGCCGCAGCCGCCTGGTCCCAGTGCCGGGGCTGCTGGAGCCGGGGGAGCCGCGCTCTTTGTCTCGGCGGcttgctgggagcactggggtgtGCGGCAGCAGATACAAGCTCTTGCTGGATTCCCAGCAGCGGGAGCTGCCTCTAGCCAAGGATGAAAAGCTGGTTTCATGGGAGGAAATAATATTTAGAGAAGAGACAGATAACATTCCCCGCGCCTGCCAGATTAACCCTTTGCTTCACCCAACACTGAAGCAGCAGTTCTCAGTGACTCTTCCTCAGCACTCGGTGAGGATTTTGTTGGATGTGCCCATGGAGGTCAGGGTTTGGGGTTTAACTAGGGAGGgaggctgcagctcagcagctcttccctgctGTGTCCCTGACCAGCAAACAGGGCCGGGTGCTCTGTGCCAGCTGCggggctgcagcccttccctgcagctcttctgcaggtTAAAACTGGGATCTAGTGGAGTAAAGAACACATTTCTCATGGTTCCCATGTCCAGGCTGGAGTGTCCTGCCTGGTCTTGCTGTGAAAATGTTTAGAGGTGCCTGGAGCCAGCTCGGTGCTCATTCTCAGTGCCTGGGCAGAGGGTGCGAGGCTCTGCCCTGGCCGCAGAGCAGTTCCTCGCACTGTGTGGCTGTGGGGACCCGCGGGGAGGATCTCCCGGTTCAGCAGACCTGCCTGCGTCCCAACCAGGCTGGGGACTAGGCTCAGCTGAGCCGGACTGTTACAGCTCCATCCCGTTAAATATTGATGGCGTTACTGGAGAAGCACTGGGGGTGTCACTGCAGAGCCCAGGGGAAACACAAATCTGTTGTCCCCACCACGTTGTCTTCCATGGGCTCACCGTGGGAGGGGGGACTGAAGCGCTGTGGAGGGGCTGAGCTCCACCGCACTGAGAAgctgtttttccccttcagatGGGCCTGGGAGGCGGCTGTGCCCTCCCTTGCTGTCCCACCTTCCCACCGCTCTCCTCAGGTCCTGCTGGGGaccagagcagcagccaccGGATCCAGCCCAGGATTCCCACCGGCCCAGCAGAGTGACTGGGATCAGGGACCTGCAGTGATTCTGGAGGTGTCCCAGCCTGGCCCTGTGCGTTACTCTGCTTTGGGCAGCTGAATCGTTACCTGCTTCAGGGACTTCATTAGCAAAAAGACTCAGCTTTTTAGCAATTTACACCAGTTTTACACCCAGCCCTCCCAAAGCAGAGGTTTAAAAGCTTGGCAGGAGCTCCAGTCCTCCCACGGCTCAGGCCATGAGCTACAGCTGCCCCAGTTAGGCAGCTGCTCTTGCCATTTGCCATCATGCAGCTCAACAGCTTCCATAGGCAATATCACCAGAAACCCCCTCCCACTTCTCTTTGACCCAGTACGGTGGTGTCAGGAGGTTGTGCCACCAAACCCTctctgctgggacaggctgcgaggctcctggctctgcacccAACTTCTGCTGCGGCACCGTCCCGCACAAACCCGGAGCCCCCAGCTCCATGGACACCCTGTTTGCTGAGTGCCACCCCCATCAGTCAGCGCTTGGCCCAGCCTGTAACCTGTCCTGCTTTTCTCATGGTGGGGACAAGGTGTCCCTGGGGGAGAACCTGATATGTGCAAGAACAAAAGTCCAACCACTGGTTGGAGCTGGTGTTTCTGCAGGAGGGAGCGGGaagggaggagatgctgggatAGGGGAAGGCAAGAGACTTgtggggggtccctgggctgGGAGGTGTTTGATCCCCATCCAGACCTTTGGCTGGGAAACTTGGACACCCCTTTTCCCAAAAGGGCACAACAAGGAGCAGGGAACATGTACAGTGCAGACGTGCTTGGCCTGGAGACCTTGGCAGGTTGGGCCACCGTCCACATGGTCCCTGCTCGGGGCTGAGCCAAGTCAAGCCACAAATGGGGCTGAGCCAAGTCAAGCCACAAATGGGGCCAAGAGGCGACAAATGGTGCTCTGGAGTGTTCCAAACTGGGAGGAATGAGATGGCCCCAGTGGCTGCCCCCATCTCAGTTGGGTCTGGTGCC
It includes:
- the ZMAT2 gene encoding zinc finger matrin-type protein 2 isoform X1, producing MASGSGTKNFDFRRKWDKDEYEKLAEKRLTEEREKKDGKPAQPVKRELLRHRDYKVDLESKLGKTIVITKTTPQSEMGGYYCNVCDCVVKDSINFLDHINGKKHQRNLGMSMRVERSTLDQVKKRFEVNKKKMEEKQKDYDFEERMKELREEEEKAKAYKKEKQREKKRRAEEDLTFEEDDEMAAVMGFSGFGSTKKNH
- the ZMAT2 gene encoding zinc finger matrin-type protein 2 isoform X2, giving the protein MGETKNFDFRRKWDKDEYEKLAEKRLTEEREKKDGKPAQPVKRELLRHRDYKVDLESKLGKTIVITKTTPQSEMGGYYCNVCDCVVKDSINFLDHINGKKHQRNLGMSMRVERSTLDQVKKRFEVNKKKMEEKQKDYDFEERMKELREEEEKAKAYKKEKQREKKRRAEEDLTFEEDDEMAAVMGFSGFGSTKKNH